The Verrucomicrobiota bacterium DNA window AGTTTTTTTTCACCGCTGAGATTAGGAGACCGTGGAGGGGGGGCGATCCGCCCTCGGCTACATTTTTTTTAAAAGGATCGCTTCTCATGAGCAATTTGCCCCGAGCGACTGCCCGGGTTTCCCCGCCAGCATTGATTATTCATCGACTTGGCCTTGGGGCATTCCAGACGGCAGGGCCTTAGGTTTCGGGCAGGTGCTTCCCAGTGTGATGTGTTTACCGGTCGCGGAGGCGTCGAGGATCGACTGCATGATGTCCAGGGCGTGGAAACCCAGTTCACCAGACATACGTTGTGGACGGTTATTCCAGATAGCCTTGGCCATGTCCGCGACACCGATTCCGCGGAATCCGGGTTCGGCATGGAGATGAGGCATTTCCAGCCATTCCTTTTGCCCCGGACGCATGACTTTGACGGTGCCACCTGTGCCATTGGGGTCGGGAATAGACATGGAGCCCTCCGCCCCAAAAATCTCGATATTGGGCAGATTCCCGGCCCAGACATCAAAGGATGTGAGGAGGGTGACACAGGCACCGTTTTCAAAATCTAATATGGATGCGATATGGGTCGGGGTTTCGACTTTAAAGACTTTGCCTTTTTTGGGTTCGCTGGTGATCGTGCGGGTGGGGAAGGATGTCTGTGCGGATGAGGTGACCCTTTTGACCGGGCCGAGCAAATTAATCAAGGCATTGATGTAGTAAGGGCCCATGTCGAAAAGGGGGCCGCCACCGACTTCATAATAAAACTCAGGGGAGGGATGCCAGTTTTCGTGGCCATGGCATATCATGTGGGCCACACCACCGATGGGGCGTCCGATCCAGCCTTCATCGAGCAATTTGCGCGCGAGTTGTTGGCCCGGTCCGAGATAGGTGTCTGGGGCGCACCCGACACGGAGTCCTTTTTTCTTCGCGAGGTCGAGGACTTGTTGACCTTCTTCACGGTTCAGGGCAAAGGGTTTTTCACAGTAGGCATGTTTACCGGCTTCGAGGATTTTGAGGTTTACCGGGGCGTGTGCTTTAGGGATCGTCAGGTTGATGACGATTTCGATTTCTTTGTCGGCCAGCAATTCATCCACCGTGCAGACTTTGGGGATATTGTATTTCGCCGCTTTTTCCTTCGCACTGTCCATATTCATGTCCGCGCAGGCAGCCACCTCGATAAAGGGATAAAGTTTTAGTCCTTCAAAATAGGCTCCGCTGATATTGCCGGTGCCGATAATACCTATTTTCATTTTGTTTTCAGGTATGGATATGCTCATAAGTATATTTTGCCTTCATAGGAGTTTTGCCCTGAATGTCAATCCTGTGGCTATGGACATCTTCTAAACATGAATCCCTAGCCAGATGAAAAAGGTTTTATTCCTGAGCAGACCTCTTGTTGCAGGTGCTTCTGAGAGAAGGCGCGGATTTTTTTATTTTTTTGTCTAATTACAAGGTAAGATAGCAAGTATTACGACGCTTAGATTGCAGAAAGTCATTAATTTTATTGCGAATTTTGATTTGGATTCCTAGAAAGGGGTGGGGCTTCCGCCGGGCATTTTGTTTTCTAATCCGGCAGGAAGAAAAAAGCGTTTATTTTAAATTAATTGTCAGCGGGGGTTTCGTGTGAATGATACATCTTTTGTTTTTAGAAATATTTTTCAATTTAGGCTCCAATCAGCCATAGTGATCGTATTGTTTTTCTTTTGTTTGGGTTTTCCAGTCTCCGCGCAAACGACCAATGAGATTACCGGGGTATCGGTTATTACAAATGCAATTTATAAAATAGGGGATACTACCTCCAGTAATCTGCTGGTGATTACGAATAATGCCGGGCTTTCTGTGACAAATTCGGTTGGGGGAATCTCCGCAGTCATCGGGGATACGGTGGATGCATCAAACAATACCGTCATTGTAAATGGTTCAATCTGGACGAATCAAGGAAGGGTGATTGTAGGTAATCAGTCTGGAGCAAATCTTTTACAGATAGAAAATGGGGGAAGAGTCGAAGCTGGCAGTATGATTATTGGGAGTAATGTGAATAACTCGGTCGTATTAAACGGGGATACATCCTTACTTATTTTGACAAATGCGTCAGTCACTTCTTTTCTTGATGTGCGCTCCGGTGGATACCA harbors:
- a CDS encoding Gfo/Idh/MocA family oxidoreductase, with product MSISIPENKMKIGIIGTGNISGAYFEGLKLYPFIEVAACADMNMDSAKEKAAKYNIPKVCTVDELLADKEIEIVINLTIPKAHAPVNLKILEAGKHAYCEKPFALNREEGQQVLDLAKKKGLRVGCAPDTYLGPGQQLARKLLDEGWIGRPIGGVAHMICHGHENWHPSPEFYYEVGGGPLFDMGPYYINALINLLGPVKRVTSSAQTSFPTRTITSEPKKGKVFKVETPTHIASILDFENGACVTLLTSFDVWAGNLPNIEIFGAEGSMSIPDPNGTGGTVKVMRPGQKEWLEMPHLHAEPGFRGIGVADMAKAIWNNRPQRMSGELGFHALDIMQSILDASATGKHITLGSTCPKPKALPSGMPQGQVDE